In a single window of the Microbacterium sp. SL75 genome:
- a CDS encoding LacI family DNA-binding transcriptional regulator — protein sequence MTRRATIHDVAAAAGVSVATVSKAVNGRYGVSPETVGRVLDAVKTLGYESSLVASSMRSRRTGVIGVLVADIEPFSAEILKGVGGALSDTGYDLLAYTGARRDGEGWERRSLSRLSGTLIDAAIIVTPTVVNVSGEVPIVAIDPHTGRGDLPTVESDSYTGAQQAVHYLVQLGHRRIGFIAGRPDLRSAVARASGYRAGLAAAGIPFDSALVGVGRYEQDVAREAAEAMLSLDDPPTAVFAANDLSALSIIEVAAARGLSVPGDLSVVGFDDVPEAARAQPALTTVRQPMKRLGAEAVRMVLALLAGETLPETHIELPTRLVARATTAPPRSR from the coding sequence ATGACGAGGCGCGCGACCATCCACGACGTCGCCGCGGCGGCCGGGGTCTCGGTGGCCACGGTGTCGAAGGCGGTGAACGGGCGCTACGGGGTGTCGCCCGAGACCGTGGGGCGGGTCCTGGACGCCGTGAAGACCCTCGGGTACGAGTCGAGCCTCGTCGCCAGCAGCATGCGCTCGCGCCGGACGGGCGTGATCGGCGTGCTCGTGGCCGACATCGAGCCGTTCTCCGCCGAGATCCTCAAGGGAGTCGGGGGAGCCCTGTCCGACACCGGGTACGACCTCTTGGCCTACACGGGCGCGCGTCGCGACGGCGAGGGCTGGGAGCGCCGCTCGCTGAGCCGGCTGAGCGGCACGCTCATCGATGCGGCGATCATCGTCACGCCCACGGTCGTCAACGTCTCGGGAGAGGTGCCCATCGTGGCCATCGACCCGCACACGGGCCGGGGAGACCTGCCGACCGTCGAGTCCGACAGCTACACCGGCGCGCAGCAGGCCGTGCACTATCTCGTGCAGCTCGGTCACCGGCGCATCGGCTTCATCGCGGGGCGGCCCGATCTGCGCTCCGCGGTCGCCCGCGCCTCGGGGTACCGCGCGGGGCTCGCCGCCGCGGGGATCCCGTTCGACTCCGCGCTGGTCGGCGTCGGACGCTACGAGCAGGACGTCGCGCGCGAAGCCGCCGAGGCCATGCTCTCGCTCGACGACCCGCCCACGGCGGTGTTCGCCGCGAACGATCTCTCGGCGCTGTCGATCATCGAGGTCGCCGCCGCGCGGGGGTTGAGCGTGCCCGGCGATCTGTCGGTGGTCGGTTTCGACGACGTGCCCGAGGCCGCCCGCGCGCAACCCGCCCTGACCACGGTCCGCCAGCCGATGAAGCGCCTCGGCGCCGAGGCCGTGCGGATGGTGCTCGCGCTGCTGGCCGGGGAGACCCTGCCCGAGACGCACATCGAACTCCCGACGCGCCTCGTCGCGCGGGCGACGACCGCGCCGCCGCGCTCGCGCTGA
- a CDS encoding extracellular solute-binding protein, giving the protein MNTRKILAGAALAVAGTLALGGCAAGGGGQNADGSVTLTLWHNSTTGDGKKYWEDTAAAFEAANPGVTIEIQALQNEEMDGKLQTALNSGDAPDLFMARGGGKLADIVAAGQAMDLTDKITPEVKTALGNSLGAFEVDGKNYGMPVAVLPSGIFTSQDLLSAAGVSAAPETIDELQAADAKIRATGVAPIAVGAKDAWPAAHWYYNFALRACSKDVLDTAAQSRSFDDPCWLQAGENLESFLKTQPFNDGFLTTAAQQGAGSSAGLLANHQAAMELMGAWNPGVIASLTPDEKPLADLGWFPFPEVPGGKGEEGAIMGGVDGYSCWVNAPAQCTDFLNFLVNKENQEKYAAAFQTIPASSEATDAVTTPALQSALKAYTDAPYVSVWLDTLYGQNVGNALNVAVVDLFAGKGSPQGIVDAVNAAASR; this is encoded by the coding sequence ATGAACACGCGCAAAATCCTCGCCGGAGCGGCCCTCGCCGTCGCCGGAACACTCGCCCTCGGTGGCTGCGCCGCGGGCGGCGGCGGCCAGAACGCCGACGGTTCGGTCACGCTGACGCTGTGGCACAACTCCACCACGGGTGACGGCAAGAAGTACTGGGAAGACACGGCCGCGGCGTTCGAGGCGGCGAATCCCGGCGTCACGATCGAGATCCAGGCCCTGCAGAACGAAGAGATGGACGGCAAGCTCCAGACCGCCCTCAACTCGGGCGACGCCCCCGACCTGTTCATGGCTCGCGGCGGCGGCAAGCTCGCCGACATCGTCGCGGCCGGCCAGGCGATGGACCTCACCGACAAGATCACGCCCGAGGTCAAGACCGCTCTCGGCAACTCGCTCGGCGCCTTCGAGGTCGACGGCAAGAACTACGGCATGCCCGTCGCCGTGCTCCCCTCGGGCATCTTCACCTCGCAGGATCTCCTGTCCGCGGCCGGCGTCTCCGCCGCCCCCGAGACGATCGACGAGTTGCAGGCCGCCGACGCGAAGATCCGCGCCACGGGCGTCGCCCCGATCGCCGTGGGGGCGAAGGACGCCTGGCCCGCGGCCCACTGGTACTACAACTTCGCGCTGCGCGCCTGCTCGAAGGACGTCCTGGACACCGCGGCGCAGAGCCGCAGCTTCGACGACCCGTGCTGGCTGCAGGCGGGTGAGAACCTCGAGTCGTTCCTGAAGACCCAGCCCTTCAACGACGGCTTCCTCACCACGGCGGCCCAGCAGGGTGCCGGTTCGTCGGCGGGCCTGCTCGCCAACCACCAGGCCGCCATGGAACTCATGGGTGCCTGGAACCCCGGCGTGATCGCCTCGCTCACGCCCGATGAGAAGCCCCTCGCCGACCTCGGTTGGTTCCCCTTCCCCGAGGTTCCCGGCGGCAAGGGCGAAGAGGGCGCGATCATGGGCGGCGTCGACGGCTACTCGTGCTGGGTCAACGCCCCCGCGCAGTGCACCGACTTCCTGAACTTCCTCGTCAACAAGGAGAACCAGGAGAAGTACGCCGCGGCCTTCCAGACCATCCCCGCCTCGAGCGAGGCGACGGATGCCGTCACCACCCCCGCCCTGCAGTCCGCGCTGAAGGCGTACACCGACGCCCCCTACGTCTCGGTCTGGCTCGACACCCTGTACGGACAGAACGTCGGCAACGCCCTGAACGTCGCCGTCGTCGACCTGTTCGCCGGCAAGGGCAGCCCGCAGGGCATCGTCGACGCCGTCAACGCCGCCGCTTCCCGCTGA
- a CDS encoding carbohydrate ABC transporter permease → MTTQLATSATDAGSGRPAGDGATRAPSAGRPTARRRLENWRIRGELAILLGPALVVFVSFVILPVALAAYYGFYKWSGFGAPVDFVGLRNYITILTDPAFHEALGHNAFIVVGSLVLQGPLALGLALLLNRKMRAQSLIRVLIFVPYVISEVVVGLGWGLMLQSGGALNGALEKIGLGSLRADWISDPALAIWTLLIIITWKYIGFAVILFLAGLQGIPEELSEAAAIDGASYWQIQRHIVLPLMGPTIRIWAFLSIIGSLQLFDLVWIVWGQYVASTAGTSTMATYMVANGRNAGSFGYGSAVAVVMFLISLAVALVYQRFVLRRDTAGALTGGSK, encoded by the coding sequence ATGACCACCCAGCTCGCCACCTCGGCGACCGACGCCGGGTCAGGCCGCCCGGCCGGGGATGGCGCCACACGCGCCCCCTCGGCCGGGCGGCCGACCGCGCGGCGGCGGCTCGAGAACTGGCGCATCCGCGGCGAACTCGCGATCCTCCTGGGCCCCGCCCTGGTGGTGTTCGTGTCGTTCGTCATCCTGCCCGTCGCCCTCGCCGCCTACTACGGCTTCTACAAGTGGTCGGGCTTCGGCGCTCCCGTCGACTTCGTGGGGCTGCGAAACTACATCACCATCCTCACCGACCCGGCCTTCCACGAAGCCCTCGGCCACAACGCGTTCATCGTCGTCGGATCCCTCGTGCTGCAGGGACCTCTCGCGCTGGGCCTCGCGCTGCTGCTGAATCGCAAGATGCGCGCGCAGTCGCTCATCCGCGTGCTGATCTTCGTGCCCTACGTCATCTCCGAGGTCGTCGTGGGTCTCGGTTGGGGCCTCATGCTGCAGTCGGGCGGCGCGCTCAACGGGGCTCTGGAGAAGATCGGGCTCGGCTCGCTCCGCGCGGACTGGATCTCCGATCCGGCGCTGGCGATCTGGACGCTGCTCATCATCATCACGTGGAAGTACATCGGCTTCGCCGTGATCCTCTTCCTCGCCGGTCTCCAGGGCATTCCCGAGGAGCTGAGCGAGGCCGCCGCGATCGACGGTGCCTCGTACTGGCAGATCCAGCGCCACATCGTCCTGCCCCTCATGGGACCGACGATACGCATCTGGGCGTTCCTGTCGATCATCGGCTCCCTCCAGCTGTTCGACCTCGTCTGGATCGTCTGGGGCCAGTACGTCGCCTCCACGGCGGGGACCTCCACGATGGCCACCTACATGGTCGCCAACGGTCGCAATGCCGGCAGCTTCGGGTACGGCAGCGCCGTGGCCGTGGTGATGTTCCTCATCTCGCTCGCCGTCGCCCTCGTCTATCAGCGCTTCGTGCTGCGGCGCGACACGGCCGGCGCTCTCACGGGAGGTTCGAAATGA
- a CDS encoding carbohydrate ABC transporter permease, with product MTATATLVTPRGGRTPRRRPAGANRGSSVFVGFVALLLIGMMLAPVVYIILGGFRSNAEITVDPSGFPTTWNWQNYADVLASPAFWGQVGNSAIAAIATTAFVVALGMMAAYGLARYRFRGRGAVYALFTAGLMFPMTVAITPLYILVRNLGLTNSLAGVIVPQIAFALPLTIIILSPFLAAIPSELQEAASIDGLGRLGFFWRMVLPLAVPAVVTVGILAFVNSWNSYMLPLFILNNEAAYTLPLGTQAFASQYSVDTARVLAFTSLSMIPALLFFSVFERRIVGGLTGAVKG from the coding sequence ATGACCGCCACCGCCACCCTCGTCACCCCTCGCGGCGGGAGGACCCCGCGCCGACGCCCCGCCGGAGCGAACCGCGGCAGCTCGGTGTTCGTCGGCTTCGTCGCCCTGCTGCTGATCGGGATGATGCTCGCCCCGGTGGTCTACATCATCCTCGGCGGCTTCCGCTCGAACGCCGAGATCACCGTGGATCCCTCGGGCTTTCCCACCACCTGGAACTGGCAGAACTACGCCGACGTGCTCGCGAGCCCCGCGTTCTGGGGCCAGGTCGGCAACTCCGCGATCGCCGCGATCGCGACGACGGCGTTCGTCGTCGCGCTGGGCATGATGGCGGCCTACGGCCTGGCCCGGTACCGCTTCCGCGGGCGCGGAGCCGTGTACGCCCTGTTCACCGCGGGCCTGATGTTCCCGATGACCGTCGCGATCACGCCCCTGTACATCCTGGTGCGCAATCTCGGCCTGACGAACTCGCTCGCGGGCGTCATCGTGCCGCAGATCGCCTTCGCCCTGCCCCTGACGATCATCATCCTGTCGCCGTTCCTCGCCGCCATTCCGAGCGAGCTGCAGGAGGCCGCCTCGATCGACGGGCTCGGCCGTCTCGGCTTCTTCTGGCGCATGGTGCTGCCTCTCGCGGTGCCCGCGGTGGTGACGGTCGGCATCCTGGCCTTCGTCAACAGCTGGAACTCGTACATGCTGCCGCTGTTCATCCTCAACAACGAGGCCGCCTACACGCTGCCGCTGGGCACCCAGGCGTTCGCCTCGCAGTACTCGGTCGACACCGCCCGAGTACTCGCTTTCACCTCTCTGTCGATGATCCCCGCTCTGCTGTTCTTCAGCGTGTTCGAGCGACGGATCGTGGGCGGACTCACCGGTGCCGTGAAGGGCTGA
- a CDS encoding glycoside hydrolase family 3 N-terminal domain-containing protein, whose translation MTIQNTDVGAARTRGITPRVKALVADMTLDEKLAQLVGYWVDQGDEVVAPLSGEKVTSTAYVDATAHGLGHLTRVYGTRPVDPVERAAWLWGEQRRLQDETRLGIPALVHEECLTGFAAWKAATFPTPLAWGASFDPDAVELMASAIGRSMREVGVHQGLAPVLDVVRDARWGRVDECIAEDPYVVGTIGTAYVRGLQAAGVHATLKHFVGYSASRAGRNHAPVSAGRRELQDVFLPPFEMAVRDGGVRSVMNSYTEIDGVPVASNPELLTDLLRRRWGFDGTVVSDYFAVEFLRSMHGIAADRGEAAQLALEAGIDVELPGPDAYPHLAERVASGALPEAVVDRAVLRVLAEKEDLGLLDADFSAAPTAVDLDDTEHRALARRLAEESVVLLRNEGVLPLASPGRIALIGPNADSTDALMGCYSFANHVLAHHPSFPLGFSLPTVREALVERFGEIAYAEGCTVEGTDLSGLDTAAALARDAEVAIVVVGDRAGLFGRGTVGEGNDADSLDLPGVQRQLVEAVVSTGTPVVLVLLTGRPYALDWALDTAGGPAAVLQAFFPGEEGAPALAALLAGDATPSGRLPVSLPRSAGAQPYSYLHPLLGGPSGVTSTDPTPVRPFGFGLSYTSFERGELRADGVASAGAAPAEGVGLSVERGAGVSASGASAEVRAGDAFTVSARVTNTGDRHGADVVQVYAHRAVASVTRPVAQLVAYARVELAPGESAEVRFTVPASRLAYSDRSMRRVVEAGEVELRLGSSCADVDEAVALRIVGPTYELGVEDARIVEVEVRRG comes from the coding sequence ATGACCATTCAGAACACCGACGTCGGCGCTGCCCGCACACGGGGGATCACCCCTCGGGTGAAGGCCCTCGTGGCCGACATGACCCTCGACGAGAAGCTCGCCCAGCTCGTCGGGTACTGGGTCGACCAGGGCGACGAGGTCGTCGCCCCGCTCTCGGGCGAGAAGGTCACCTCCACCGCCTACGTGGATGCCACCGCTCACGGGCTCGGCCACCTCACGCGCGTCTACGGCACGCGGCCCGTCGACCCCGTCGAGCGCGCCGCCTGGCTGTGGGGCGAACAGCGCCGCCTGCAGGACGAGACGCGCCTGGGCATCCCGGCGCTCGTCCACGAGGAGTGCCTGACCGGTTTCGCGGCGTGGAAGGCGGCGACCTTCCCCACCCCCCTCGCCTGGGGAGCCTCTTTCGATCCGGATGCCGTGGAACTCATGGCATCCGCGATCGGTCGATCGATGCGCGAGGTGGGGGTTCACCAGGGCCTGGCGCCGGTGCTCGACGTCGTACGCGACGCCCGATGGGGCCGGGTCGACGAGTGCATCGCCGAGGACCCCTACGTCGTCGGGACCATCGGAACGGCCTACGTGCGCGGGCTGCAGGCGGCGGGCGTGCACGCGACACTCAAGCACTTCGTGGGCTACTCCGCCTCACGCGCCGGCCGCAACCACGCACCCGTGTCGGCCGGTCGGCGCGAGCTGCAGGATGTCTTCCTCCCCCCGTTCGAGATGGCCGTGCGCGACGGCGGGGTGCGCAGCGTCATGAACTCGTACACCGAGATCGACGGCGTACCGGTGGCCTCGAACCCCGAGCTGTTGACGGATCTGCTGCGCCGACGCTGGGGCTTCGACGGCACGGTCGTCTCCGACTACTTCGCCGTGGAGTTCCTCCGATCGATGCACGGGATCGCGGCCGACCGCGGCGAGGCCGCGCAACTCGCCCTCGAGGCGGGGATCGACGTCGAACTCCCGGGGCCCGACGCGTATCCGCACCTGGCCGAGCGGGTGGCATCCGGAGCCCTCCCCGAAGCCGTGGTCGACCGTGCCGTCCTGCGCGTGCTGGCCGAGAAGGAGGATCTCGGGCTGCTGGATGCCGACTTCTCCGCGGCCCCGACCGCGGTCGACCTCGACGACACCGAGCACCGCGCGCTCGCGCGCCGTCTGGCCGAGGAGTCCGTCGTACTCTTGCGCAACGAGGGCGTGCTGCCGCTCGCCTCACCCGGACGGATCGCGCTGATCGGCCCGAACGCCGACAGTACCGACGCGCTGATGGGCTGCTACTCGTTCGCGAACCACGTGCTCGCTCACCACCCGAGCTTCCCGCTCGGCTTCTCACTGCCGACCGTGCGCGAAGCCCTCGTCGAGCGTTTCGGCGAGATCGCGTACGCCGAGGGATGCACGGTCGAGGGGACCGATCTCTCGGGTCTGGACACGGCGGCCGCCCTCGCCCGCGACGCCGAGGTGGCGATCGTCGTCGTCGGCGACCGCGCCGGGCTCTTCGGGCGCGGAACCGTCGGCGAGGGCAACGACGCCGACTCCCTCGACCTGCCGGGCGTGCAACGCCAGCTCGTCGAGGCGGTCGTGTCCACGGGAACCCCTGTCGTACTCGTCCTGCTGACGGGCCGTCCGTACGCCCTGGACTGGGCGCTCGACACCGCGGGCGGTCCCGCCGCGGTGCTGCAGGCGTTCTTCCCCGGTGAGGAGGGCGCGCCGGCGCTGGCAGCGCTGTTGGCGGGGGATGCCACTCCCTCGGGCCGTCTGCCCGTCTCGCTCCCCCGTTCGGCAGGCGCGCAGCCGTACTCGTACCTGCACCCGCTGCTCGGCGGACCCTCGGGGGTGACCAGCACCGACCCGACTCCGGTGCGGCCGTTCGGGTTCGGGCTGTCGTACACGTCGTTCGAGCGTGGCGAGCTGCGGGCGGACGGGGTCGCGTCCGCCGGAGCGGCACCTGCCGAGGGCGTCGGCTTGAGCGTTGAGCGGGGCGCCGGTGTGTCGGCATCCGGAGCTTCTGCCGAGGTGCGCGCCGGTGACGCGTTCACCGTGTCGGCGCGCGTGACGAACACCGGAGACCGGCACGGGGCGGACGTCGTGCAGGTGTACGCGCACCGCGCGGTGGCCAGCGTGACACGCCCGGTGGCGCAGCTCGTGGCGTACGCGCGGGTCGAGCTCGCGCCCGGCGAAAGCGCCGAGGTGCGCTTCACCGTGCCCGCCTCGCGGCTGGCCTACAGCGACCGTTCGATGCGGCGCGTCGTCGAGGCGGGCGAGGTGGAGCTGCGGCTCGGGTCCTCGTGCGCCGACGTCGACGAAGCGGTGGCGCTGCGGATCGTCGGGCCGACGTACGAGCTGGGCGTCGAGGACGCGCGGATCGTCGAGGTCGAGGTGCGGCGGGGCTGA